A genome region from Deinococcus sp. KNUC1210 includes the following:
- a CDS encoding DUF6174 domain-containing protein translates to MRPTFLFPLLTALPLALSACGYNQLNGCRSYYQRPDFTALQQNLTAARARWQAADIQDYRYDLASFVVEGDPSSVRMIVKGGRVASVELLGASVGGQAPAGQTIDALLTYLSDSLSSSGKSPCLDLAVSFDAADGHPLSASSVNALDSIQDGGGGFSVSNFTRL, encoded by the coding sequence ATGCGCCCAACCTTCCTCTTTCCGCTGCTGACCGCGCTTCCGCTCGCTTTATCGGCCTGTGGGTATAACCAGCTCAACGGCTGCCGCTCGTATTATCAGAGGCCGGATTTTACGGCGCTCCAGCAGAACCTGACCGCCGCTCGCGCCCGCTGGCAGGCCGCCGATATTCAGGATTACCGGTATGACCTTGCGAGTTTTGTGGTAGAAGGCGACCCTTCCAGCGTCCGTATGATCGTCAAAGGCGGGCGGGTCGCGTCGGTGGAGCTTCTGGGTGCGTCGGTCGGTGGGCAGGCGCCTGCGGGCCAGACCATCGACGCGCTACTGACCTACCTGTCAGATAGCCTCAGCTCCAGCGGCAAGTCTCCCTGTCTCGACCTCGCGGTATCTTTCGATGCTGCCGACGGGCATCCGCTCAGCGCCTCGTCCGTAAATGCGCTGGACAGCATTCAGGACGGCGGGGGCGGCTTTTCCGTCTCCAACTTCACCCGCCTCTAG